TATAATACTCTATTGATCCGGATATTCGACTGTTTAGAAAAGCAAAATCTAAACCAATATTAAGTTCGGCATTTGACTCCCATTGTAAATTTGGATTTGCATTATTTGTTAAACCAAAAACAGGAATAGGTTTACCTGTTTCAGGATCGATTGCAGTTCCCTGAATTCCAACATATGGTACTGAAAGATAATTTCCAATTTCCTGATTTCCGGTATAACCATAACCAGCACGTAATTTCAATTGATCTATAAATTCTGAATCACTTAGGAAATCCTCTTTAGAAAGAACCCAACCTACAGATCCCGATGGAAAAATTCCCCATTTTTTATTTGTTCCAAATCTTGAAGAACCATCTCGACGCAATGTTGCTGTTACATAATATTTCGAGTTATAATTATATGCTGCACGTCCAAAAAATGATATCAATCTGTTCTCTTCTTTAAATGAAGTTATACCACCTAAGCCCACGATTGATAGAGCTTCTAAATTATTAGACTCTACATAGTCCGACATAGGACCTGTTCCAGAGGCTTTAAACCCGGTTTTAGTATCCTCCTGAAATGAATAACCTACAACAGCATTCAAATTATGAACATTGGAAAAAGAATTATTATAAGAAAGTGTTGATTCTATTAATTTAGACTCAAAGTTATCATATTCTCTTTTTCCCTCTCCTCCTGTGGTTGTTGCTTCGCTATAGCTTGGTACAAAAAAGAATGATTCATGATCATTTCTAACATATCCCATATTAACTCCGGCCTTTAGACCTTCAATAATTTCAAAATCAGCTTTAAAGTTTCCATTTATTCTTTTTGCATCACGTTCATTTTGAATATCATCTATCAAAGCTACAGGGTTTGAGTAATTGAACCTGTCAGAACGATTATAAGAACCATCTTCGTTATAAATTGGATCGGTTGGATTATGTTGAATCATTTGGAAAATTACGTCCTGAAATCCATTTCCATCATATTTTACATAATTATTATGTTCAATAGTAGCAGAAAGATTACCACTTAAGGTAAGACGGTTATCCAAAGACTTCTGAGTCATGTTTATACGAGCAATATCACGAGATTTACTAGATCCATTTATAACACCTTTAAAGTCTAAATGAGATATAGAAGCACGGTAATTAAAATCTTCAGCTCCACCAGAAAAAGCCAAGTTATACGACTGTGAATGCCCTGTACGGAAAACTTCATCCTGCCAATCCGTATCTGCACCTCCGTCAGAGAAATTTTTACCTGTATCTGATGCATATTCTCTCAGTTCAGATGCACTAAGTAAATCGAATCGTTTTGCAACAACATCCATTGAATTGTAGGTATTGAAATCAACAGTTGTAACGCCATCTTTATTTCCTTTCTTAGTTTCTATCAGGATAACACCATTCGCTCCTCTTGACCCATAAATAGCTGCTGAAGATGCATCTTTCAATACGTTGAATGATTCTATATCTTCAGGAGCAATAGAAGTTGGATCAGCTCCGGGAACCCCGTCAATTACATACAATGGATCTGTATTAGAGCCAAATCCTGAAGACCCTCTAATTTTAATCGAAAATCCTCCATTTGGATCCCCTCCTTTTTTTGAAATTTGAACCCCTGGAGTTTTACCTTGCAAACCCTGAATAGGATCTGTCAATACTCCAGTATTAAGTTCAGAAGCTTTTATACTAGCTACCGCACCAGTTTTATCTTCTTTTTTCTGAACACCATAACCAACAACAACAACATCTTCCAAAACAGCTGCATCAGGCTCCAGGCTTGGACTCCAAACCTGATCTGAACCAGAACTTAATGTTATAGTTGATTCTTTGTACCCCATAAAAGAAGCACTTAACGTAAACTGACCATCTTGAACTTGATCATCTGTAACATCGATGGAATAGTTTCCATCGAAATCTGTTGTTGTACCATTTGTAGTACCGACAACAAGTACTGACGCCCCGGGAAGGGGTT
The Bacteroidota bacterium DNA segment above includes these coding regions:
- a CDS encoding SusC/RagA family TonB-linked outer membrane protein, coding for MRKVYLKATMLMVAFTLLSFTNLIAQNISGVVNDENGEPLPGASVLVVGTTNGTTTDFDGNYSIDVTDDQVQDGQFTLSASFMGYKESTITLSSGSDQVWSPSLEPDAAVLEDVVVVGYGVQKKEDKTGAVASIKASELNTGVLTDPIQGLQGKTPGVQISKKGGDPNGGFSIKIRGSSGFGSNTDPLYVIDGVPGADPTSIAPEDIESFNVLKDASSAAIYGSRGANGVILIETKKGNKDGVTTVDFNTYNSMDVVAKRFDLLSASELREYASDTGKNFSDGGADTDWQDEVFRTGHSQSYNLAFSGGAEDFNYRASISHLDFKGVINGSSKSRDIARINMTQKSLDNRLTLSGNLSATIEHNNYVKYDGNGFQDVIFQMIQHNPTDPIYNEDGSYNRSDRFNYSNPVALIDDIQNERDAKRINGNFKADFEIIEGLKAGVNMGYVRNDHESFFFVPSYSEATTTGGEGKREYDNFESKLIESTLSYNNSFSNVHNLNAVVGYSFQEDTKTGFKASGTGPMSDYVESNNLEALSIVGLGGITSFKEENRLISFFGRAAYNYNSKYYVTATLRRDGSSRFGTNKKWGIFPSGSVGWVLSKEDFLSDSEFIDQLKLRAGYGYTGNQEIGNYLSVPYVGIQGTAIDPETGKPIPVFGLTNNANPNLQWESNAELNIGLDFAFLNSRISGSIEYYNKRTYDLLGEYRVPVPPYKHQYIWYNGGEVNNTGIELFLEAFVIDNENLNWKTSFSFSANRQEIIALGDEKFNLDFKETGWIQGPGMVGVASQRVAPGMSFGTFYGYKYAGMSTNGEWLFYDKQGKLKNYDELQRMLKQGDDQRQVLGSALPDFEIGWSNYITLYKNFDMNLVFRAVYGAEVLNVTKMIFGNPSILPTNNALTDAKDLTGVLSDPPIYSDYYIEDGSFIRLENISLGYNFDTDNVNWLRKARLYFNVNNVFVLSGYSGIDPEMDYGDNDNKGIDQYNVYPKTRSFTLGLNVGF